Proteins encoded within one genomic window of Rossellomorea vietnamensis:
- the lpdA gene encoding dihydrolipoyl dehydrogenase — protein sequence MVVGDFPIETDTIVVGSGPGGYVAAIRAAQLGQKVTIIEKENMGGVCLNVGCIPSKALITAGHRFHQAQHSDDMGIVAENVKVNFDKVQEWKAGVVKKLTGGVEGLLKGNKAEIVRGEAYLVDANTLRVMDDNSAQTYKFNNLILATGSRPIEIPSFKFSKRVLDSTGALALEEIPSKLVVIGGGYIGTELGTAYANLGSEVTILEGADDILSGFEKQMTSVVKKELKKKGVEVVTKAMAKGVEESDSGVVVKYEVKGEEKSVEADYVLVTVGRRPNTDEIGLEEVGIEMTDRGVIKIDKQCRTNIPNIFAIGDIVDGPPLAHKASYEGKIAAEVISGEPAEIDYLGIPAVCFTDPELATVGYSEAEAKEEGIEVTAAKFPFAANGRALALNASDGFMKLVTRKEDGLIIGAQIVGSGASDMIAELGLAIESGMTAEDVAMTIHAHPTLGEISMEAAEVAMGSPIHIIK from the coding sequence TGCAATCCGTGCAGCTCAACTTGGACAAAAAGTGACAATCATCGAAAAAGAAAACATGGGTGGAGTATGCTTGAATGTTGGCTGTATCCCATCCAAAGCTCTTATCACAGCAGGTCACCGTTTCCATCAGGCGCAACACTCTGATGATATGGGGATCGTCGCTGAAAACGTAAAAGTAAATTTCGATAAAGTTCAAGAATGGAAAGCTGGAGTCGTTAAGAAATTAACAGGCGGTGTTGAAGGACTTCTTAAAGGGAATAAAGCTGAAATCGTTCGCGGTGAAGCTTACCTGGTAGATGCCAATACACTACGTGTCATGGACGACAACTCGGCTCAAACATACAAGTTCAATAACTTGATCCTTGCAACTGGTTCACGTCCGATTGAAATCCCAAGCTTCAAATTCTCTAAGCGCGTGCTTGATTCTACAGGCGCACTTGCATTAGAAGAAATTCCAAGCAAGCTTGTTGTCATCGGTGGAGGGTACATCGGAACCGAGCTTGGTACTGCTTATGCCAATCTTGGATCAGAAGTAACGATCTTGGAAGGTGCCGACGATATCCTTAGCGGATTCGAAAAGCAAATGACATCTGTCGTGAAAAAAGAACTTAAGAAAAAAGGCGTTGAAGTTGTAACGAAAGCTATGGCTAAAGGCGTTGAAGAAAGTGACAGCGGAGTCGTTGTGAAATATGAAGTAAAAGGCGAAGAGAAATCGGTTGAAGCTGATTACGTTCTAGTAACGGTTGGCCGTCGTCCAAACACTGATGAAATCGGTCTTGAAGAAGTTGGAATCGAGATGACAGACCGCGGAGTTATCAAAATCGATAAACAATGCCGCACAAACATCCCGAACATCTTCGCGATCGGTGATATCGTTGATGGACCACCACTTGCTCACAAAGCTTCTTATGAAGGTAAGATCGCTGCAGAGGTTATCTCAGGTGAACCGGCAGAAATCGATTACCTTGGTATCCCTGCTGTCTGCTTCACAGATCCTGAACTTGCAACAGTAGGTTATTCCGAAGCAGAAGCGAAAGAAGAAGGCATTGAAGTAACGGCTGCCAAATTCCCATTTGCAGCAAATGGACGTGCTTTAGCTCTTAATGCAAGTGATGGCTTCATGAAGCTTGTCACTCGTAAAGAAGACGGTTTAATTATCGGTGCTCAAATTGTTGGTTCTGGTGCATCTGACATGATCGCTGAATTAGGACTTGCAATTGAATCCGGAATGACAGCTGAAGATGTGGCCATGACGATTCATGCTCACCCGACTTTAGGTGAAATTTCCATGGAAGCAGCAGAAGTTGCAATGGGAAGCCCGATTCACATTATTAAATAA